The following proteins are encoded in a genomic region of Oncorhynchus kisutch isolate 150728-3 linkage group LG6, Okis_V2, whole genome shotgun sequence:
- the btg3 gene encoding protein BTG3, which produces MMKKEIAAVVFFLKRLIKKVERLDTQKVDLFVERLTVALQEKFRGHWYPDNPSKGQAFRCIRVNRLQREDPELLRACQESGVQYKDLGLPRELTLWVDPGEVCCRYGERNLAFTVASFSGDDKEDVTSAVERVTSDYHSCSSSDEDSGLRETRPPPTFPQNRHKYQVIYPATPLWRPPVPKQKMWPGKGPPRPPHYDFRTQGRPTQPFRHNDWAPPGHRRWHGYWGGTPGLAHC; this is translated from the exons ATGATGAAGAAAGAGATTGCAGCAGTGGTGTTTTTCCTGAAAAGACTGATCAAGAAGGTGGAAAGGTTGGATACCCAGAAAGTGGACTTGTTTGTGGAGCGGTTGACTGTTGCCCTGCAGGAGAAGTTCAGGGGGCATTGGTATCCTGACAACCCCAGCAAAGGACAGGCCTTCAG GTGTATTCGGGTGAACAGATTGCAGAGGGAGGATCCAGAGCTGCTGCGGGCCTGCCAGGAGAGTGGGGTTCAGTACAAGGACCTTGGCCTGCCCAGAGAACTCACCCTGTGGGTGGATCCAGGGGAGGTGTGCTGCAG ATATGGAGAGAGGAACCTTGCTTTCACTGTTGCCAGTTTCTCTGGTGATGACAAAGAGGATGTGACCAGCGCTGTCGAGAGGGTGACATCTGACTACCACTCCTGTTCCTCCTCAGACGAGGATAGTGGCCTCAGGGAAACCCGTCCTCCCCCTACCTTCCCTCAAAATCGCCATAAATACCAG GTGATCTACCCAGCTACTCCTTTGTGGCGTCCTCCGGTGCCCAAGCAGAAGATGTGGCCGGGTAAAGGACCTCCACGTCCTCCTCACTATGACTTCAGAACTCAAGGTAGACCCACCCAGCCCTTCAGACACAACGACTGGGCCCCACCTGGCCACAGAAGGTGGCACGGATACTGGGGTGGCACTCCAGGCCTGGCTCACTGTTAG